In Brucella melitensis bv. 1 str. 16M, a genomic segment contains:
- a CDS encoding Hsp70 family protein has product MTPSDQGVEQSGVTLGIDFGTTNTVLSVAAPDGTTAVLSVPKDGVEITGYRSILCFWQDRETGERTAESGPWAVDAFVNAPHSTRMLQSFKTFAASKSFKDTPVFGRRFKFEDILQTFLETVAAKLGDRLPPKGNRVVIGRPVIFAGNAPDEALAMLRYEKAFRAFGFTDIHYVYEPVAAAYFYAQQLTADSNVLVADFGGGTSDFSIVRFEVGKEGLRFTPLSQTGLGIAGDTFDYRIIDNAVSPLLGKGTEYESFGKRLTVPNYYYANFARWNTLFLMNSPATIRELDELARQAVDPKPLESFIHLIENDYGYEIYRAVSELKVRLSSQHIAELHFKADDFEIRSDITRNDFENWIDGDVRQIERSVQQAVEKAGLASSAIDRVFLTGGTSFVPVIRTVFESRFPDAMVTSSNQFDSIANGLALIGQSGDIDRWSV; this is encoded by the coding sequence ATGACACCTTCTGATCAAGGCGTTGAACAGAGCGGCGTGACATTGGGCATTGATTTCGGCACGACGAACACCGTTCTGTCTGTGGCAGCACCCGATGGGACCACGGCTGTTCTCAGCGTTCCGAAGGATGGCGTGGAGATTACCGGCTATCGCTCGATCCTCTGTTTCTGGCAGGATCGCGAGACCGGCGAGCGCACGGCGGAAAGCGGACCATGGGCGGTGGATGCTTTCGTTAATGCGCCGCATTCCACCCGAATGCTGCAATCCTTCAAGACCTTTGCGGCATCGAAATCCTTCAAGGACACGCCGGTTTTCGGCAGGCGTTTCAAGTTCGAGGATATTCTCCAGACTTTCCTCGAAACGGTCGCAGCCAAGCTTGGCGATCGCCTGCCGCCCAAAGGCAACCGCGTGGTCATTGGCCGCCCGGTCATTTTTGCAGGCAATGCGCCCGACGAGGCACTTGCCATGCTGCGCTATGAAAAGGCGTTCCGCGCCTTCGGCTTCACCGATATTCATTATGTCTATGAGCCGGTTGCGGCAGCCTATTTCTATGCGCAGCAATTGACGGCGGATTCAAATGTTCTGGTGGCCGATTTCGGCGGCGGCACGAGCGACTTTTCCATTGTGCGTTTCGAGGTGGGAAAGGAGGGCCTGCGCTTTACACCGCTCAGCCAGACCGGCCTTGGCATTGCGGGCGACACGTTCGATTACCGCATTATCGACAATGCTGTCTCACCGCTTCTGGGCAAAGGTACGGAATATGAGTCCTTCGGCAAGCGGCTGACCGTACCGAACTATTATTATGCGAATTTCGCACGCTGGAACACGCTGTTCCTGATGAATTCGCCCGCCACCATCCGCGAGCTGGATGAACTGGCGCGCCAGGCCGTCGACCCGAAGCCGCTTGAATCCTTCATCCACCTCATCGAAAACGATTACGGCTATGAAATCTATCGCGCCGTGTCGGAACTGAAAGTGCGGCTCTCATCGCAACATATTGCTGAGCTGCATTTTAAGGCCGATGATTTTGAAATCCGCTCCGACATCACCCGCAATGATTTCGAGAACTGGATTGACGGCGATGTGCGCCAGATCGAGCGATCCGTGCAGCAGGCGGTGGAAAAGGCTGGGCTGGCGTCATCCGCGATTGATCGCGTGTTCCTGACCGGCGGCACCTCCTTCGTACCCGTCATCCGCACCGTGTTTGAAAGCCGCTTTCCCGATGCCATGGTGACAAGCTCGAACCAGTTTGATTCCATCGCAAACGGTCTCGCGCTCATCGGTCAGAGCGGCGACATAGACCGCTGGTCGGTATAG
- the der gene encoding ribosome biogenesis GTPase Der yields the protein MGFTLAIVGRPNVGKSTLFNRLVGRKLALVDDLPGVTRDRRIHDAKLYDLKFQVIDTAGLEEAANDSLEARMRAQTEAAISEADAVLFVIDAKAGITPADSTFAEAVRRSGKPVVLVANKAEARGSEAGMYDAFQLGLGEPCPISAEHGQGMPDLRDAIVELLGEERVFAEERQEEAADEVFTPAAVGALVGDDIEDPDAEEIPAYDATKPLRIAIVGRPNAGKSTLINTMLGEDRLLTGPEAGITRDSISADWEWHGRKIKLFDTAGMRRKARVQEKLEKLSVADSLRAIRFAEVVIIVLDATIPFEKQDLQIADLIIREGRAPVIAFNKWDLIEDRQMVLADLYEKTARLLPQVRGLRAVPISGERGQGIDKLMENVVKTHEIWNRRISTGRLNRWLEGVIAHQPPPAVSGRRLKVKYMTQVKTRPPGFVVSCSRPDAMPQSYVRYLINGLRETFDMPGVPIRLSLRTSDNPFAGRAKKKK from the coding sequence ATGGGTTTCACTCTCGCCATTGTCGGGCGTCCGAATGTCGGCAAGTCCACGCTGTTCAACCGCCTCGTCGGCCGCAAACTGGCGCTGGTGGATGACCTGCCGGGCGTCACACGCGACAGGCGCATCCACGATGCCAAGCTCTACGACCTGAAGTTTCAGGTCATTGATACGGCTGGTCTTGAAGAAGCGGCCAATGACAGCCTGGAAGCGCGCATGCGCGCCCAGACCGAGGCTGCAATCAGCGAGGCTGACGCCGTTCTCTTCGTCATCGACGCCAAGGCGGGCATAACGCCTGCTGACAGCACCTTTGCAGAAGCGGTGCGCCGTTCCGGCAAGCCAGTGGTGCTGGTCGCCAACAAGGCGGAAGCGCGCGGCTCGGAAGCGGGCATGTACGATGCATTCCAGCTTGGCCTTGGCGAACCCTGCCCGATTTCCGCCGAGCATGGCCAGGGGATGCCTGATCTGCGCGACGCGATCGTGGAACTTCTGGGTGAGGAACGCGTCTTTGCCGAGGAGAGGCAGGAGGAAGCCGCAGACGAGGTTTTCACCCCTGCCGCCGTTGGTGCGCTGGTGGGCGACGATATTGAAGACCCGGATGCGGAAGAAATTCCGGCCTATGACGCCACCAAGCCGCTGCGCATCGCCATTGTCGGGCGCCCCAATGCAGGCAAGTCCACTCTCATCAACACGATGCTGGGTGAAGACCGTCTGTTGACGGGGCCGGAAGCGGGCATCACGCGCGATTCCATCTCCGCCGATTGGGAATGGCATGGCCGTAAGATCAAGCTGTTCGATACCGCAGGCATGCGCCGCAAGGCGCGCGTGCAGGAAAAGCTCGAAAAGCTTTCCGTGGCCGATAGCCTGCGCGCCATCCGCTTTGCGGAAGTGGTCATCATCGTGCTCGATGCGACCATTCCGTTTGAAAAGCAGGATTTGCAGATCGCCGATCTCATCATCCGCGAAGGCCGTGCGCCGGTCATCGCTTTCAACAAATGGGATCTGATCGAAGACCGCCAGATGGTTCTGGCCGATCTTTATGAGAAGACCGCGCGGCTTCTGCCGCAGGTGCGCGGGCTTCGCGCCGTGCCGATTTCCGGCGAGCGCGGGCAGGGCATCGACAAGCTCATGGAAAATGTCGTCAAGACCCACGAAATCTGGAATCGCCGCATTTCGACGGGCCGCCTCAACCGCTGGCTGGAAGGCGTCATTGCCCACCAGCCGCCGCCTGCCGTTTCGGGTCGCCGCCTGAAGGTGAAATATATGACGCAGGTGAAGACCCGCCCGCCGGGCTTCGTCGTGTCCTGTTCGCGGCCCGACGCCATGCCGCAATCCTATGTGCGCTATCTCATCAACGGCCTGCGCGAAACCTTCGACATGCCGGGCGTGCCGATAAGGCTTTCCCTGCGAACCTCGGACAATCCGTTCGCAGGCCGCGCGAAAAAGAAGAAGTGA